A region from the Candidatus Magasanikbacteria bacterium genome encodes:
- the rpsP gene encoding 30S ribosomal protein S16 yields the protein MLAIRLQRRGKKKQPVYRVIVSEKHKDTQAGSLEILGHYNPLVKPSKIVLKVDRIKYWISVGAQPSNTVFNLLVKEGVIKGDKKKSVTITNKRQGKIDASNTEKIKKEADAKAKALEEKEAKKIAAETEKAEAKKVEAEKAKTEETPKEEEIKTEEIEKTPAVEDKAETPKTEEVIKEEKVETPEEDVKTEGVKTETVDKEVEKSK from the coding sequence ATGTTAGCAATAAGACTACAAAGAAGAGGAAAAAAGAAACAACCGGTTTACCGTGTAATTGTTTCTGAGAAACACAAAGATACACAAGCTGGAAGTTTGGAAATTTTAGGGCACTACAATCCACTAGTAAAACCAAGTAAAATTGTTTTAAAAGTAGATAGAATAAAATATTGGATTTCTGTTGGTGCACAACCTTCAAATACAGTATTCAATCTACTTGTAAAAGAAGGTGTTATAAAAGGTGATAAAAAGAAGTCTGTAACAATTACAAATAAAAGACAAGGGAAAATTGATGCTTCAAATACAGAAAAAATTAAAAAAGAAGCTGATGCAAAAGCAAAAGCTTTAGAAGAAAAAGAAGCTAAAAAAATTGCTGCAGAAACTGAAAAAGCTGAAGCAAAAAAAGTAGAAGCAGAAAAAGCAAAAACTGAGGAAACTCCGAAAGAAGAAGAGATAAAAACAGAAGAAATCGAAAAAACTCCTGCTGTTGAGGATAAAGCTGAAACACCTAAAACAGAAGAAGTTATAAAAGAAGAAAAAGTTGAAACTCCAGAAGAAGATGTGAAAACAGAAGGAGTTAAAACTGAAACTGTGGATAAAGAAGTCGAAAAGAGTAAGTAA
- a CDS encoding KH domain-containing protein: MEKDQEFVEMIVRNIVNNPEDVSTTREIDERGVLITLTVNPSDMGYVIGRQGNTARSIRTLLKIVGAKANAIVNLKINEPEGGRPPRVERTNRPERVESPRVEVPKAPAVEEEIDTSAVEDLNI; the protein is encoded by the coding sequence ATGGAAAAAGATCAAGAGTTTGTTGAAATGATTGTAAGAAACATTGTAAATAATCCAGAAGATGTTTCTACAACAAGAGAAATTGATGAAAGAGGTGTCCTTATTACACTAACTGTAAATCCTAGTGATATGGGTTATGTGATTGGGCGTCAAGGAAATACAGCTCGTTCTATTCGTACTTTATTAAAAATTGTTGGAGCAAAAGCAAATGCAATTGTAAACTTAAAGATTAACGAACCAGAAGGCGGTCGTCCACCAAGAGTTGAGAGGACTAATAGACCCGAAAGAGTCGAATCCCCAAGAGTTGAAGTTCCAAAAGCTCCAGCTGTAGAGGAGGAAATAGATACAAGTGCTGTAGAAGACTTGAACATCTAA
- the lepB gene encoding signal peptidase I, producing MTKKSEKLEKSEVEEDGEKNEDETLEDELDLTQEKSIFRKIGSFFLELIKIALLAGITIGVVRYFLFKPFYVKGQSMEPNFHERDYLIIDEISYRFGEPERGEVIVFKAPLDNEDFYLKRIIGLPGERVKVENSKIIVYNKDNPAGVVVDESYIIEETPGTYSVTLAEDQYFVMGDNRDESFDSRRFGPISEDTIVGKAWVRGWPFSRVSLFNTPKYNF from the coding sequence ATGACTAAAAAAAGTGAAAAATTGGAAAAGTCTGAAGTCGAAGAAGACGGTGAAAAAAACGAAGATGAAACCTTAGAAGATGAATTAGATCTAACACAAGAAAAAAGCATATTTAGGAAAATAGGTAGTTTCTTTTTGGAATTAATAAAAATTGCGCTGTTGGCTGGAATAACTATCGGAGTTGTCCGTTATTTCTTGTTTAAACCTTTTTATGTAAAAGGTCAGTCAATGGAGCCAAATTTTCATGAAAGAGATTATCTAATTATAGACGAAATAAGTTATCGTTTTGGGGAGCCAGAAAGAGGAGAGGTAATAGTTTTTAAAGCTCCGCTAGATAATGAAGATTTTTATCTAAAAAGAATAATTGGTCTTCCTGGAGAGAGGGTAAAAGTAGAAAATAGTAAAATAATTGTGTATAACAAAGATAATCCTGCCGGCGTTGTAGTAGACGAGAGTTATATAATAGAAGAAACGCCTGGTACATATTCTGTCACTTTGGCAGAAGATCAGTATTTTGTAATGGGAGACAACAGAGATGAAAGTTTTGACTCAAGGCGTTTTGGACCAATTTCAGAAGATACAATAGTAGGAAAGGCGTGGGTAAGAGGTTGGCCTTTTAGTAGGGTTTCCTTGTTCAATACCCCAAAATACAATTTTTAA
- the hisS gene encoding histidine--tRNA ligase → MVQKSKQTKKPAPKKAVKSTTKKAVEEMEVKKIPTFSRVKGMRDILPQDDNIWKKMRSKRAEMVKAYGYSYIETPLLESANLFVRSVGKGTDIVEKEMYVFDGVDSFGKTALRPEATASVVRAYIENGLHTLTQPVKVWYEGPMFRREKPQANRYREFHQFGCEVIGDNHNPAMDAEIISVAYNFIKDLGIDVSIHLNSIGTLNDRERYLVELVSYLRSKRSYLCVDCKRRINKNPLRVLDCKMKGCKSVIEEAPHIVDWLGDKSKEFFMSVLEYLDELGLPYKLDYKLVRGLDYYTDTVFELFPVENDKEDNGSQSALAAGGRYDKLVEHLGGQPATACGFGIGLERVANKLKEKIKNGEAEEESEIKIFFAQLGIQAKRRALGIIKELRKDGIFVGHNLAKSALKAQLEIADKMQTPYTLILGQREVQDSTIIIRDMESGIQEIIDQKKLKTRLKRILSQLV, encoded by the coding sequence ATGGTACAGAAAAGTAAGCAAACAAAAAAACCAGCTCCAAAAAAAGCAGTAAAATCTACAACAAAAAAAGCTGTAGAAGAGATGGAAGTAAAAAAGATTCCCACTTTTTCTAGGGTAAAAGGAATGAGAGATATTCTACCTCAAGATGATAATATTTGGAAAAAAATGAGAAGTAAGAGGGCGGAAATGGTAAAAGCTTATGGATATTCTTACATAGAGACACCATTGTTAGAGAGTGCAAATCTTTTTGTTCGTTCTGTGGGAAAAGGAACTGACATTGTAGAAAAGGAAATGTATGTTTTTGATGGTGTTGATAGTTTTGGTAAGACTGCTTTACGCCCAGAAGCTACAGCCTCTGTAGTGCGTGCGTATATTGAAAATGGACTTCATACACTAACTCAACCTGTGAAAGTTTGGTACGAGGGACCAATGTTTAGAAGGGAGAAACCTCAAGCGAATAGATATCGTGAATTTCATCAGTTTGGTTGTGAAGTGATAGGAGACAATCACAATCCAGCAATGGATGCAGAGATTATCTCTGTTGCTTACAATTTTATAAAAGATTTAGGAATAGATGTAAGTATTCATTTAAATAGTATTGGTACTTTGAATGACAGAGAGAGATATTTAGTAGAATTGGTTAGTTATTTGCGTTCAAAGCGTAGTTATCTTTGTGTCGATTGTAAACGCAGAATAAATAAAAATCCACTTAGAGTTTTGGATTGCAAAATGAAAGGTTGTAAAAGTGTAATAGAAGAAGCACCACATATTGTAGATTGGCTTGGTGATAAGTCAAAAGAGTTTTTTATGTCTGTTTTGGAGTATCTAGATGAGCTAGGCTTACCTTACAAGTTAGATTATAAACTTGTTCGTGGACTAGATTATTACACAGATACTGTTTTTGAGCTTTTTCCTGTTGAAAACGACAAAGAAGACAATGGTTCACAAAGTGCTCTTGCGGCTGGTGGTAGGTATGACAAATTAGTGGAACATTTAGGAGGGCAACCTGCTACAGCTTGTGGTTTTGGGATAGGGTTGGAAAGAGTTGCAAACAAATTGAAAGAAAAAATAAAAAACGGCGAAGCTGAAGAGGAGAGTGAAATTAAAATATTTTTTGCACAACTTGGAATTCAGGCAAAAAGAAGGGCACTAGGAATTATAAAAGAGTTGAGAAAAGATGGGATTTTTGTTGGGCACAATCTAGCTAAATCTGCACTAAAAGCTCAATTAGAAATAGCAGATAAAATGCAAACTCCTTATACTCTTATTTTGGGTCAAAGAGAGGTGCAAGATTCTACTATTATAATTAGAGATATGGAATCTGGAATTCAAGAAATTATAGATCAGAAAAAGTTAAAAACAAGACTAAAAAGAATACTTAGTCAGTTGGTTTAA
- a CDS encoding GatB/YqeY domain-containing protein yields the protein MSLREQIIESQKTAMLERNKVLLSTLRNLWSAIKNEEIEKKRNLTDEEVQAAAKRLVKQSQDALQDFRKAGREDLSENAEIEIELLKKYLPEHLSKEEVEKIVDKVVSENSDSDLNFGVLMGVVMQHVKGKADGALVRQLVDKRLKSK from the coding sequence ATGTCTTTAAGAGAACAAATAATAGAATCACAAAAAACAGCAATGTTGGAGCGCAATAAGGTACTACTTAGTACATTGCGTAATTTGTGGTCTGCGATAAAGAATGAAGAAATAGAAAAAAAGCGCAATCTAACTGATGAAGAAGTCCAAGCTGCTGCAAAGCGTCTTGTAAAACAATCTCAGGATGCATTACAAGATTTCAGAAAAGCTGGTAGGGAAGATCTGTCAGAAAATGCTGAAATAGAAATAGAATTACTTAAAAAGTATTTACCAGAACATTTGAGCAAAGAAGAGGTTGAAAAAATAGTAGATAAGGTTGTAAGTGAAAACAGTGATAGTGATCTAAACTTCGGAGTTTTGATGGGGGTGGTAATGCAACATGTAAAAGGAAAAGCAGACGGCGCACTTGTGCGTCAGTTGGTTGACAAACGCTTGAAGTCTAAATAA